A window of the Vicugna pacos chromosome 32, VicPac4, whole genome shotgun sequence genome harbors these coding sequences:
- the BRI3BP gene encoding BRI3-binding protein isoform X1, with protein MGARASGGPRARAGLLLLLPLLLLLGLLAPGAQGARGRGGTEKNSYRRTVNTFSQSVSSLFGEDNVRAAQKVLSRLTERFVLGVDMFVETLWKVWAELLDVLGLDGDFPSLMTQDGCSHSSHCIHIPAGRRRRVSNLSQYFSPNSVASSPARALLLVGVVLLAYWFLSLTLGFTFSVLHLVFGRFFWVVRVVLFSMSCVYILHKYEGEPENAVLPLCLVVAVYFMTGPMGFYWRSSPGGPSVEEKLEQLENQVRLLNIRLNRVLESLDRSNGK; from the exons ATGGGCGCGCGCGCCTCGGGCGGGCCCCGGGCCCGGGCtgggctcctgctgctgctgccgctgctgctgctgctggggctgctggccCCAGGCGCGCAGGGGGCGCGGGGCCGCGGCGGCACGGAGAAGAACAGCTACCGCCGCACGGTCAACACCTTCTCGCAGAGCGTCAGCAGCCTGTTCGGCGAGGACAACGTGCGCGCCGCTCAGAAG GTCCTGAGCCGGCTGACCGAGAGGTTCGTGCTGGGAGTGGACATGTTTGTGGAGACCCTGTGGAAAGTCTGGGCCGAGCTTTTGGATGTCCTTGGACTTGACG GTGACTTCCCTTCCCTCATGACCCAAGACGGCTGCTCCCATTCCAGCCATTGCATCCACATTCCAGCAGGCAGAAGAAGAAGAG tctCCAACCTGTCCCAGTACTTCAGCCCCAACTCGGTGGCCAGCAGCCCAGCCCGCGCCCTGCTGCTGGTCGGCGTCGTCCTCCTGGCCTACTGGTTCTTGTCCCTGACCCTGGGCTTCACCTTCAGCGTCCTGCATCTGGTGTTCGGCCGCTTCTTCTGGGTGGTGCGGGTCGTCCTGTTCTCCATGTCCTGCGTGTACATCCTGCACAAGTACGAGGGGGAGCCCGAGAACGCCGTGCTGCCCCTGTGCCTCGTGGTGGCCGTCTACTTCATGACCGGGCCCATGGGCTTCTACTGGCGCAGCAGCCCCGGCGGCCCCAGCGTGGAGGAGAAGCTGGAACAGCTGGAGAACCAGGTCCGGCTGCTGAACATCCGTCTCAACCGGGTGCTAGAGAGCCTTGACCGCTCCAACGGCAAGTGA
- the BRI3BP gene encoding BRI3-binding protein isoform X2, with amino-acid sequence MGARASGGPRARAGLLLLLPLLLLLGLLAPGAQGARGRGGTEKNSYRRTVNTFSQSVSSLFGEDNVRAAQKVLSRLTERFVLGVDMFVETLWKVWAELLDVLGLDVSNLSQYFSPNSVASSPARALLLVGVVLLAYWFLSLTLGFTFSVLHLVFGRFFWVVRVVLFSMSCVYILHKYEGEPENAVLPLCLVVAVYFMTGPMGFYWRSSPGGPSVEEKLEQLENQVRLLNIRLNRVLESLDRSNGK; translated from the exons ATGGGCGCGCGCGCCTCGGGCGGGCCCCGGGCCCGGGCtgggctcctgctgctgctgccgctgctgctgctgctggggctgctggccCCAGGCGCGCAGGGGGCGCGGGGCCGCGGCGGCACGGAGAAGAACAGCTACCGCCGCACGGTCAACACCTTCTCGCAGAGCGTCAGCAGCCTGTTCGGCGAGGACAACGTGCGCGCCGCTCAGAAG GTCCTGAGCCGGCTGACCGAGAGGTTCGTGCTGGGAGTGGACATGTTTGTGGAGACCCTGTGGAAAGTCTGGGCCGAGCTTTTGGATGTCCTTGGACTTGACG tctCCAACCTGTCCCAGTACTTCAGCCCCAACTCGGTGGCCAGCAGCCCAGCCCGCGCCCTGCTGCTGGTCGGCGTCGTCCTCCTGGCCTACTGGTTCTTGTCCCTGACCCTGGGCTTCACCTTCAGCGTCCTGCATCTGGTGTTCGGCCGCTTCTTCTGGGTGGTGCGGGTCGTCCTGTTCTCCATGTCCTGCGTGTACATCCTGCACAAGTACGAGGGGGAGCCCGAGAACGCCGTGCTGCCCCTGTGCCTCGTGGTGGCCGTCTACTTCATGACCGGGCCCATGGGCTTCTACTGGCGCAGCAGCCCCGGCGGCCCCAGCGTGGAGGAGAAGCTGGAACAGCTGGAGAACCAGGTCCGGCTGCTGAACATCCGTCTCAACCGGGTGCTAGAGAGCCTTGACCGCTCCAACGGCAAGTGA